In Candidatus Binatia bacterium, one DNA window encodes the following:
- a CDS encoding LacI family DNA-binding transcriptional regulator: MEPAATGAAGGAARRRRVRRAPTIRDVAREAGVGIGTASRALGSGQLVSEETRARVVAAARRVGYRPSRAAKVLRGVRARVIGVMIPDLSLPLYAQWLRAAGDAARRHGYVLLVCDGQNSAHVIEQQLERLYEEQIDGLVVAGPIHGLPHVARFAESGIPVVPDVPSEERRKMRGSELRERAERSGALRAFRRLVELGHRRIAYLAYVERDARYFPPMQRVRVGCLERALAEVGVKHDAELVVTAADTDECRARTRALLDAPEPPTAIVAGTEALTPAVLAAIGDAGLAIPRDVSVLGFGDSLWEQAFRPPISVVRLDYRLAGVAMVDNLVARIEGKRPVPPLPELESEFVERGSFAPPRERRRYSTSDAKTTPGSGTRKKGAKR, encoded by the coding sequence ATGGAGCCCGCAGCGACCGGCGCCGCCGGCGGTGCCGCCCGAAGGAGGCGCGTCCGGCGCGCGCCGACCATCCGCGACGTCGCGCGCGAGGCCGGCGTCGGCATCGGCACCGCGTCGCGCGCGCTGGGCTCGGGCCAGCTCGTCAGCGAGGAGACGCGCGCGCGGGTCGTCGCCGCGGCGCGCCGCGTCGGCTACCGGCCGAGCCGCGCCGCGAAGGTGCTGCGCGGCGTGCGGGCGCGCGTCATCGGCGTGATGATCCCCGACCTCAGCCTGCCGCTCTACGCGCAGTGGCTGCGCGCCGCCGGCGACGCCGCACGGCGGCACGGCTACGTGCTGCTCGTGTGCGACGGCCAGAACTCGGCGCACGTGATCGAGCAGCAGCTCGAGCGGCTCTACGAGGAGCAGATCGACGGGCTCGTGGTCGCGGGGCCGATCCACGGGCTGCCGCACGTCGCCCGCTTCGCCGAGTCCGGCATCCCGGTCGTGCCCGACGTGCCGAGCGAGGAGCGGCGCAAGATGCGCGGCAGCGAGCTGCGCGAGCGCGCCGAGCGCTCGGGTGCGCTGCGCGCGTTCCGCCGTCTGGTCGAGCTCGGGCACCGGCGCATCGCCTACCTCGCGTACGTCGAGCGCGACGCGCGCTACTTCCCGCCGATGCAGCGCGTGCGCGTCGGCTGTCTCGAGCGCGCGCTCGCCGAGGTCGGCGTCAAGCACGACGCGGAGCTCGTCGTCACCGCCGCCGACACAGACGAGTGCCGCGCGCGCACGCGCGCGCTGCTCGACGCGCCCGAGCCGCCGACCGCGATCGTCGCCGGCACCGAAGCGCTGACGCCGGCCGTGCTCGCCGCGATCGGCGACGCGGGCCTCGCGATCCCGCGCGACGTGTCGGTGCTCGGCTTCGGCGACTCGCTGTGGGAGCAGGCGTTCCGTCCGCCGATCAGCGTCGTGCGCCTCGACTACCGTCTCGCGGGCGTGGCGATGGTCGACAACCTGGTCGCGCGCATCGAGGGCAAGCGTCCGGTGCCGCCGCTCCCCGAGCTCGAGTCGGAGTTCGTCGAGCGCGGCTCGTTCGCGCCGCCGCGCGAGCGACGCCGCTACTCGACCTCCGACGCGAAGACGACGCCCGGCTCCGGCACGAGGAAGAAGGGCGCGAAGCGCTGA
- a CDS encoding PQQ-binding-like beta-propeller repeat protein has translation MRAARESAAYLRCARELARTSARAGRVHPVRGRGCSTRSESAYAPGWSAVHADASNTDYTPVPGARRLTLAWQKQLPGGINLGPTIDPTGRVYVTHGSGSVDCHLHALDGKTGEEVWCSAEVDQFAVASSPLLDRDGRLFLADSEAMHAFDRDGRLLWETPILGVPLSAQFTPEGRLVFITHVGVVYVLRRETGEPMLPPLELIPGITWTPADGMTACLIGTPRCPAANTLAVDASGRLIFTFWAPGEPQAGVRAMRYTERPTPRLEHLWTNDSLPGGSASSPAVSFDGKRVYVNDNVDSAHALDVATGRTIWSYRIGFAPGGSPSLSPEGLIMPSGSALGVVLALRDEGTHASVAWRRDDLINRGVPTQAAGNIAYPTVARGDRVNDLVVIDTTNGEVLDREPLPGTTSFTVGTTVGPDGTVYVPTFLGQLFAFRPEE, from the coding sequence GTGCGGGCCGCGCGCGAGAGCGCTGCCTACCTGCGCTGCGCGCGCGAGCTCGCGCGCACCTCGGCCCGCGCCGGACGCGTCCACCCGGTGCGCGGGCGCGGCTGCAGCACGCGCAGCGAGAGCGCGTACGCGCCCGGCTGGTCCGCGGTGCACGCCGACGCGTCGAACACCGACTACACGCCGGTTCCGGGCGCGCGGCGCTTGACGCTCGCCTGGCAGAAGCAGCTTCCCGGCGGCATCAACCTCGGGCCGACGATCGATCCGACCGGGCGCGTGTACGTCACGCACGGCTCGGGCAGCGTCGACTGCCACCTGCACGCGCTCGACGGCAAGACCGGCGAGGAGGTCTGGTGCTCGGCGGAGGTCGACCAGTTCGCGGTCGCGTCGTCGCCGCTGCTCGATCGCGACGGACGGCTGTTCCTCGCCGACAGCGAGGCGATGCACGCCTTCGACCGCGACGGACGGCTCCTCTGGGAGACGCCGATCCTCGGCGTGCCGCTCTCGGCGCAGTTCACGCCCGAAGGACGCCTCGTGTTCATCACCCACGTCGGCGTCGTCTACGTGCTGCGGCGCGAGACCGGCGAGCCGATGCTGCCGCCGCTCGAGCTCATTCCCGGCATCACCTGGACGCCCGCCGACGGCATGACCGCGTGCCTCATCGGCACGCCGCGCTGCCCGGCGGCGAACACGCTCGCGGTCGATGCGAGCGGCAGGCTGATCTTCACGTTCTGGGCGCCGGGCGAGCCGCAGGCCGGCGTGCGCGCGATGCGCTACACCGAGCGGCCGACGCCGCGGCTCGAGCACCTGTGGACCAACGACTCGCTGCCCGGCGGCAGCGCCTCGAGCCCGGCCGTGTCGTTCGACGGCAAGCGCGTCTACGTCAACGACAACGTCGACTCGGCGCACGCGCTCGACGTCGCGACCGGGCGCACGATCTGGAGCTACAGGATCGGCTTCGCGCCGGGCGGCAGCCCGTCGCTGTCGCCGGAAGGGCTGATCATGCCGTCCGGCTCCGCGCTCGGCGTCGTGCTCGCGCTGCGCGACGAGGGCACGCACGCGAGCGTCGCGTGGCGGCGCGACGACCTGATCAACCGCGGCGTCCCGACGCAGGCCGCGGGCAACATCGCATACCCGACCGTCGCTCGCGGCGACCGCGTGAACGACCTCGTCGTGATCGACACGACGAACGGCGAGGTCCTCGATCGCGAGCCGCTGCCCGGGACGACGTCGTTCACCGTCGGCACGACCGTCGGACCGGACGGCACGGTGTACGTCCCGACCTTCTTGGGGCAGCTCTTCGCCTTTCGTCCGGAGGAGTGA
- a CDS encoding SDR family oxidoreductase has product MASKHLEGKVAIVTGAGRGIGRGIALLLAEQGASVVVNDLGCSVDGAGQETQAADEVVREIVQAGGKATPNYDSVAEFASAGRIIETALKTYGRLDILVNVAGILRDRMIFNMTEEEWDAVIATHLKGTWSCTRHASVVMREQRGGRIISFTSTSGLYGNPGQANYGAAKDGIAGMTRVVARELGKYGVTVNAIAPIAQTRMIANIPRAKQAAAKASRGIETPLANAAATIGEPEDVAPMVAYLATDHAANINGQIFLVNGGMIARMSDPTPIRTITKRSRWEPIEVAQVFPRTLGFDVPNPAPPAPKPAG; this is encoded by the coding sequence ATGGCCAGCAAGCATCTCGAGGGCAAGGTCGCGATCGTCACCGGCGCGGGGCGCGGCATCGGCCGCGGCATCGCGCTGCTCCTCGCCGAGCAGGGAGCTTCCGTCGTCGTCAACGACCTCGGCTGCTCGGTCGACGGCGCCGGACAGGAGACGCAGGCCGCCGACGAGGTCGTGCGCGAGATCGTGCAGGCCGGCGGCAAGGCGACGCCGAACTACGACTCGGTCGCGGAGTTCGCGTCTGCGGGGCGGATCATCGAAACGGCGCTCAAGACCTACGGGCGGCTCGACATCCTGGTCAACGTCGCGGGCATCCTGCGCGACCGGATGATCTTCAACATGACCGAGGAGGAGTGGGACGCGGTCATCGCGACGCACCTCAAGGGCACCTGGAGCTGCACGCGGCACGCGTCGGTGGTGATGCGCGAGCAGCGCGGCGGCCGCATCATCTCCTTCACCTCGACCTCGGGCCTCTACGGCAACCCCGGGCAGGCGAACTACGGCGCCGCGAAGGACGGCATCGCCGGCATGACGCGCGTCGTCGCGCGCGAGCTCGGCAAGTACGGCGTCACGGTCAACGCGATCGCGCCGATCGCGCAGACCCGCATGATCGCCAACATCCCGCGCGCCAAGCAGGCCGCCGCGAAGGCGTCGCGCGGCATCGAGACGCCGCTCGCCAACGCGGCCGCGACGATCGGCGAGCCGGAGGACGTCGCGCCGATGGTCGCCTACCTCGCGACCGACCACGCGGCGAACATCAACGGCCAGATCTTCCTCGTGAACGGCGGCATGATCGCTCGCATGAGCGACCCGACGCCGATCCGCACGATCACCAAGCGCTCGCGCTGGGAGCCGATCGAGGTCGCGCAGGTGTTCCCGCGCACGCTCGGCTTCGACGTGCCGAACCCCGCGCCGCCCGCACCGAAGCCGGCGGGCTGA
- a CDS encoding SDR family oxidoreductase — translation MLEGRVAVVTGAGRGIGRGIALLMAREGARVVVNDYGVKGDGTEPSSEPANEVVAEITKAGGEAIAVADTVATMEGGARIVNSALEKWGQVDIVVTCAGILRDRMIFNMSEEDFDAVIATHLKGTFSVVRAAVGHMRERGYGRIITFTSGSGLFGNPGQSNYGAAKSGIAGFTKVVARDLGKYGITCNAISPVAGTRMTLTEAYFKARELRKQQGIVREERGVAAIENLSPDDVAPLVVYLASDLASNVNGQVFLCTGPSYALVSPPRPVTTIFKESRWTVDELIETVPDTLMLGVANPAPPRQEEKKSA, via the coding sequence ATGCTCGAAGGCCGCGTCGCGGTCGTGACCGGCGCGGGCCGCGGCATCGGCCGCGGCATTGCACTCCTCATGGCGCGTGAAGGCGCACGTGTCGTGGTGAACGACTATGGCGTCAAGGGTGACGGCACGGAGCCGTCGAGCGAGCCCGCAAACGAGGTGGTCGCGGAGATCACGAAGGCGGGCGGCGAGGCGATCGCGGTCGCCGACACGGTCGCCACGATGGAGGGCGGCGCGCGCATCGTCAACAGCGCCCTCGAGAAGTGGGGTCAGGTCGACATCGTCGTGACCTGCGCGGGCATCCTCCGCGACCGGATGATCTTCAACATGAGCGAGGAGGACTTCGACGCGGTGATCGCGACGCACCTGAAGGGCACCTTCAGCGTCGTGCGCGCCGCCGTCGGCCACATGCGCGAGCGCGGCTACGGCCGCATCATCACCTTCACCTCGGGCTCGGGTCTGTTCGGCAACCCCGGGCAGTCGAACTACGGCGCGGCGAAGAGCGGCATCGCCGGCTTCACCAAGGTCGTCGCGCGCGACCTCGGCAAGTACGGCATCACCTGCAACGCGATCTCGCCGGTCGCGGGCACGCGCATGACGCTCACCGAGGCGTACTTCAAGGCGCGCGAGCTGCGGAAGCAGCAGGGCATCGTGCGCGAGGAGCGCGGCGTGGCGGCGATCGAGAATCTGAGCCCCGACGACGTCGCCCCGCTCGTCGTCTACCTGGCGAGCGACCTCGCCTCGAACGTCAACGGGCAGGTCTTCCTGTGCACCGGGCCGTCCTACGCGCTGGTCTCCCCGCCGCGTCCGGTGACGACGATCTTCAAGGAGTCGCGCTGGACGGTGGACGAGCTGATCGAGACCGTGCCCGACACGCTGATGCTGGGCGTCGCCAACCCCGCGCCGCCGCGTCAAGAAGAGAAGAAGAGCGCCTGA
- a CDS encoding CsgG/HfaB family protein: MRKLLPLVCALFAAACAPATVNQQSVRATDQAPVATQVDVVRIPYNPNYPYYVVTVEPFQIATDGIPSGPPPETPGVVRYGFGPWGWGLLPTGPEAKAYNPSPQGMSASIGPAVAAQLTTALSNVGNIRLIDWDYYQQHASNPAKLVDRNANEVGPFVIRGVVTEFNEIAEATGSSTGGSLGALGAALAIGGAIAGNKPATYTGAGLALANPTYENTVARRTGSVGMDLKIVDPKNGRLVGSVVANGSFTSESAANGFSLFGFGKASNAFAASALGQANRAAMNSATQQIIERLESAYP, encoded by the coding sequence ATGCGGAAGCTCTTGCCCTTGGTGTGCGCGCTGTTTGCGGCGGCGTGCGCGCCTGCCACCGTGAATCAGCAATCGGTGCGTGCCACCGACCAGGCGCCCGTCGCGACGCAGGTCGACGTCGTGCGCATCCCCTACAACCCGAACTACCCGTACTACGTGGTGACCGTCGAGCCGTTCCAGATCGCGACGGACGGCATCCCGAGCGGTCCGCCGCCCGAGACGCCGGGGGTCGTGCGCTACGGCTTCGGACCGTGGGGTTGGGGTCTGCTCCCGACCGGTCCCGAGGCGAAGGCCTACAACCCGAGCCCGCAGGGCATGTCGGCGAGCATCGGCCCGGCGGTCGCGGCCCAGCTCACCACCGCGCTCTCGAACGTCGGCAACATCCGCCTGATCGATTGGGACTACTACCAGCAGCACGCGAGCAACCCGGCGAAGCTCGTCGATCGCAACGCGAACGAGGTCGGTCCGTTCGTGATCCGCGGCGTCGTCACGGAGTTCAACGAGATCGCCGAGGCGACCGGCTCGTCGACCGGCGGCTCGCTCGGCGCGCTCGGCGCCGCGCTCGCGATCGGCGGCGCGATCGCGGGCAACAAGCCCGCGACCTACACCGGCGCCGGTCTCGCGCTCGCGAACCCGACCTACGAGAACACGGTCGCGCGCCGCACGGGCTCGGTCGGCATGGATCTCAAGATCGTCGATCCGAAGAACGGCCGTCTCGTCGGCAGCGTGGTCGCGAACGGCAGCTTCACCTCCGAGTCGGCGGCGAACGGCTTCTCGCTCTTCGGCTTCGGCAAGGCGAGCAACGCGTTCGCCGCGAGCGCGCTCGGACAGGCGAACCGCGCCGCGATGAACTCGGCGACGCAGCAGATCATCGAGCGTCTCGAGTCGGCGTACCCGTGA
- a CDS encoding DUF2333 family protein: MRKLLPLFGVTAIALLLLLPLVLHFGQKAHNRLDIAPIPADAGYVPGMNFGNAAARIIEHELDGLTGWRPNDIVIWGPSVMADNNANRQLGILQALRETVRVFKDDLTKVSNDVYDRNLIEADNLLRNDPYKWAFPSAESRYREAVKRLDAYVAGLRSGASRPINTRNTELRNLLSVWTDLLGDAHAELYSTQIGWFQVDDVFYRATGYCHVIAKMLPAVEIEYQAELSSRPGLRGMFNELHWPIERCAVIKPIYVFNGRDSGPLANQRRNLDAYVNEVRQKLYSIRDELEK; this comes from the coding sequence ATGCGCAAGCTTCTTCCCTTGTTCGGCGTCACGGCAATCGCTCTGCTTCTCCTGCTGCCGCTCGTCCTGCACTTCGGACAGAAGGCGCACAACCGGCTCGACATCGCGCCGATCCCGGCCGATGCCGGCTACGTCCCCGGCATGAACTTCGGCAACGCCGCGGCGCGCATCATCGAGCACGAGCTCGATGGGCTCACCGGCTGGCGGCCGAACGACATTGTGATCTGGGGGCCGAGCGTGATGGCGGACAACAACGCGAACCGCCAGCTCGGCATCCTGCAGGCGCTGCGCGAGACGGTGCGCGTCTTCAAGGACGACCTCACCAAGGTCTCGAACGACGTCTACGACCGGAACCTGATCGAGGCCGACAACCTGCTGCGCAACGACCCCTACAAGTGGGCGTTCCCGTCGGCGGAGAGCCGCTACCGCGAGGCCGTCAAGCGCCTCGACGCGTACGTCGCCGGGCTACGGAGCGGCGCGAGCCGTCCGATCAACACGCGCAACACCGAGCTGCGCAACCTGCTCTCGGTGTGGACCGATCTGCTCGGCGACGCCCACGCGGAGCTGTACAGCACGCAGATCGGCTGGTTCCAGGTCGACGACGTCTTCTACCGCGCGACCGGCTACTGCCACGTGATCGCGAAGATGCTGCCCGCGGTCGAGATCGAGTACCAGGCGGAGCTCTCGTCGCGTCCCGGGCTGCGCGGGATGTTCAACGAGCTCCACTGGCCGATCGAGCGCTGCGCGGTGATCAAGCCGATCTACGTCTTCAACGGCCGCGACAGCGGGCCGCTCGCGAACCAGCGCCGCAACCTCGACGCGTACGTCAACGAGGTGCGGCAGAAGCTGTACTCGATCCGCGACGAGCTCGAGAAGTGA
- a CDS encoding DoxX family protein: MQTVGRLAADPGFLVFARFAVVAFFAIVFLQSGLNKVFDSEGNLSFLREHFKEAPTLANNVNNLFWALTILELLAGVFCGLALITFSFTTAGFFARWGIRFATLALLALLFGQRLAKDYAGAAVVAAYFAVALLGLIVFAVR, encoded by the coding sequence ATGCAAACTGTTGGACGACTCGCCGCCGATCCCGGCTTTCTCGTCTTCGCGCGCTTCGCGGTGGTCGCGTTCTTCGCGATCGTCTTCCTTCAGTCCGGCCTCAACAAGGTGTTCGACTCCGAGGGCAACCTGAGCTTTTTGCGCGAGCACTTCAAGGAAGCACCGACGCTCGCGAACAACGTCAACAACCTGTTCTGGGCGCTCACGATCCTCGAGCTGCTGGCCGGCGTCTTCTGCGGGCTCGCGCTGATCACCTTCAGCTTCACCACCGCGGGCTTCTTCGCGCGCTGGGGCATCCGCTTCGCGACGCTCGCGCTGCTCGCGCTGCTGTTCGGCCAGCGTCTCGCGAAGGACTACGCGGGCGCCGCGGTGGTCGCCGCGTACTTCGCGGTCGCGCTCCTCGGCCTGATCGTCTTCGCCGTCCGCTGA
- a CDS encoding gluconate 2-dehydrogenase subunit 3 family protein, producing the protein MVAVAPGAVAAFAAVIVFVAALSAMLAWRPRRFAHLMPVLASAAAAAALAFLASGAWLGFAAALVCAALSASAWIALWLSPRPSIATRARDTALLDAMLDAIVPAGGPFALGATDAELRECVTRAFAARHRGKDTWLRLALRLLDARSILEHRRGFARLDTEARAAIVARLARSRVPALRAVGETLKSVVVGLVYEDARALEQIGYDASWVQSRIDAGPNCEAHRERREAEARAARLAEEARLAAARAAELDEEVAPVEEELAAPELEIAPSDEAQATSPEAPTPQTSAPEASAVDDKAPQLDDEPFDRPWTLGVPHEPVAPAAPALGVPLLRAIRALGPTRP; encoded by the coding sequence ATGGTGGCAGTCGCACCCGGTGCGGTCGCTGCGTTCGCGGCCGTGATCGTCTTCGTCGCCGCGCTGTCGGCGATGCTCGCGTGGCGCCCGCGTCGCTTCGCGCACCTGATGCCGGTGCTCGCGTCCGCCGCTGCCGCTGCGGCGCTCGCGTTTCTCGCGAGCGGCGCGTGGCTCGGCTTCGCGGCGGCGCTCGTGTGCGCCGCACTGAGCGCGTCGGCGTGGATCGCGCTTTGGCTCTCGCCGCGTCCGAGCATCGCGACGCGCGCGCGTGACACGGCGCTGCTCGACGCGATGCTCGACGCCATCGTTCCCGCGGGCGGTCCGTTCGCGCTCGGCGCGACCGACGCCGAGCTGCGCGAGTGTGTGACGCGCGCCTTCGCCGCGCGTCACCGCGGCAAGGACACCTGGCTGCGTCTCGCGCTGCGTCTGCTCGACGCGCGCAGCATCTTGGAGCACCGTCGCGGCTTCGCGCGGCTCGACACCGAGGCGCGCGCGGCGATCGTCGCGCGGCTCGCGCGCTCGCGCGTGCCGGCGCTGCGCGCGGTCGGCGAGACGCTGAAGAGCGTCGTGGTCGGGTTGGTCTACGAGGACGCGCGCGCGCTCGAGCAGATCGGCTACGACGCGAGCTGGGTGCAGAGCCGCATCGACGCGGGTCCGAACTGCGAGGCGCACCGCGAGCGTCGCGAGGCGGAAGCGCGCGCGGCGCGCTTGGCGGAGGAGGCGCGGCTCGCGGCCGCGCGCGCCGCCGAGCTCGACGAGGAGGTCGCGCCGGTCGAGGAGGAGCTCGCCGCGCCGGAGCTCGAGATCGCGCCGTCGGACGAGGCGCAGGCGACGTCGCCCGAGGCGCCGACACCGCAGACGTCGGCGCCCGAGGCTTCGGCCGTCGACGACAAAGCGCCGCAGCTCGACGACGAGCCGTTCGATCGTCCGTGGACTCTCGGCGTGCCGCATGAGCCGGTCGCCCCCGCAGCGCCGGCTCTCGGCGTGCCGCTGCTGCGCGCCATCCGCGCGCTCGGGCCGACGCGGCCGTGA
- a CDS encoding GMC family oxidoreductase — protein MIAPAAAEHRRDVERLLAVVRSPQVRDGALQERDHSLRVQVCVVGSGAGGATIARELARRGHTVVLIEEGAYRTGRDFGDPPPVMLRALYREQGQTRAIGDVPIPIPLGRCVGGTTTIGWGTCERAPDDVLRAWETEHGVSGVGPGELARFYVRAEGELGVAQVPDELFGRNAELLERGASALGHQGARVARNVRGCLATGVCGLGCPQDAKQAMHVSYVPSALGAGAVLYTRTRVERVLVSQGRAFGVQAVFLGENDRPTGLGLRVVADRVVVACGALLTPALLERSGVKHELLGRNLHLQPSLRVVARFPEDVRAWTAVPQGYAVRELAAEGISIASTFQPPSLTALALPGLGATHKNVMAHYAQLASCSVTVADQAGGSVRAGRRSFPDVRYALHDVDRRKLLRGASLAAEMLFAAGAVEVHPAIHSRPVLRTVDEARALRDADLPASDLILEGFHPMGTARMADDPKRGVTSSMGEVHGVRDLHVVDASLLPTACGVAPQMTIVALAMRIGEWMSDELGAPL, from the coding sequence GTGATCGCACCCGCCGCCGCGGAGCACCGACGCGACGTCGAGCGGCTGCTCGCGGTGGTGCGCTCGCCGCAGGTGCGCGACGGCGCGCTGCAGGAGCGCGACCACTCGCTGCGCGTGCAGGTCTGCGTCGTCGGCAGCGGCGCGGGCGGCGCGACGATCGCGCGCGAGCTCGCGCGCCGCGGCCACACCGTCGTGCTGATCGAGGAGGGCGCGTATCGCACCGGACGCGACTTCGGCGATCCGCCGCCCGTCATGCTGCGCGCGCTCTACCGCGAGCAGGGCCAGACGCGCGCCATCGGCGACGTGCCGATCCCGATCCCGCTCGGGCGCTGCGTCGGCGGCACGACGACGATCGGCTGGGGGACGTGCGAGCGCGCGCCCGACGACGTGCTGCGCGCCTGGGAGACGGAGCACGGCGTGTCGGGCGTCGGCCCGGGCGAGCTCGCGCGCTTCTACGTCCGCGCCGAAGGGGAGCTCGGCGTCGCGCAGGTTCCCGACGAGCTCTTCGGCCGCAACGCCGAGCTGCTCGAGCGCGGCGCCAGCGCGCTCGGCCACCAGGGCGCGCGCGTCGCGCGCAACGTGCGCGGCTGCCTCGCGACCGGCGTGTGCGGTCTCGGCTGTCCGCAGGACGCGAAGCAGGCGATGCACGTGAGCTACGTGCCGTCGGCGCTCGGCGCCGGCGCTGTGCTCTACACGCGGACGCGCGTCGAGCGCGTGCTGGTGTCGCAGGGACGCGCCTTCGGCGTGCAGGCGGTGTTCCTCGGCGAGAACGACCGGCCGACCGGGCTCGGGCTGCGCGTCGTCGCGGACCGCGTGGTGGTCGCTTGCGGCGCGCTCTTGACGCCGGCGCTGCTCGAGCGCAGCGGCGTCAAGCACGAGCTGCTCGGCCGCAACCTGCACCTGCAGCCCTCGCTGCGCGTCGTCGCGCGCTTCCCCGAGGACGTACGCGCCTGGACCGCGGTGCCGCAGGGCTACGCGGTGCGCGAGCTCGCCGCAGAGGGCATCTCGATCGCGAGCACCTTCCAGCCGCCGTCGCTCACCGCGCTCGCTCTGCCGGGGCTCGGCGCGACGCACAAGAACGTCATGGCGCACTACGCGCAGCTCGCCTCGTGCAGCGTGACGGTCGCGGATCAGGCGGGCGGCAGCGTTCGCGCCGGACGCCGCAGCTTCCCCGACGTGCGCTACGCGCTGCACGACGTCGACCGCCGCAAGCTGCTGCGCGGCGCGTCGCTCGCGGCCGAGATGCTGTTCGCGGCGGGCGCGGTCGAGGTCCATCCGGCGATCCACTCGCGCCCCGTGCTGCGCACGGTCGACGAGGCGCGCGCGCTGCGCGACGCCGACCTGCCCGCGTCCGATCTGATCCTCGAGGGCTTCCACCCGATGGGCACGGCGCGCATGGCCGACGACCCGAAGCGCGGCGTCACGAGTTCGATGGGCGAGGTGCACGGCGTGCGCGACCTGCACGTGGTCGACGCGAGCCTGCTGCCGACCGCGTGCGGGGTCGCGCCGCAGATGACGATCGTCGCGCTCGCGATGCGCATCGGCGAGTGGATGTCGGACGAGCTCGGCGCGCCGCTCTAG
- a CDS encoding beta-propeller fold lactonase family protein produces the protein MHARLSTTPLVLCATILETLVASAALATPGALVQLDGPDGCISKDGAGGACAVGRGLGGALDLALSPDGKSLYVASFSDDAIAVFARNKSASGGPIGRLTQLAGQDGCVSETGSNGACTKGKALDQPFAVAVSRDRTSVYVAGSGANAIAALWRDPETGRLTQLPEEAGCVSEDGSGGACVDGKGLGRPVGLTVTPNGKHVYVTANDTASLATFARDTDRGPLRGALAPASCLSSVDGATECTESPLLGGALGMVTSPDGRHVYVASQGGHAVLAFKRNARTGALTPLEGTAACISADGTDGACVKGRGLVGARAIAISRNGKNVYVASEFGNSVAVFARNRKTGELTQLEGTDGCVGETSLGGACADGKALLGPRGIAVSRDGRNVYVGAAGSHAVAVFARDRRTGALTQLPGTEGCVSEDGTGGECADGTALRSAGAVAVSDDGKSVYVASLQSGAVAVFARQKR, from the coding sequence ATGCACGCCCGACTCTCGACCACCCCGCTCGTTCTCTGCGCCACGATCCTCGAGACGCTGGTCGCGAGCGCGGCGCTCGCCACGCCAGGCGCGCTCGTGCAGCTCGACGGCCCCGACGGCTGCATCAGCAAGGACGGCGCCGGCGGCGCCTGCGCCGTCGGACGCGGCCTCGGCGGCGCGCTCGACCTGGCGCTCAGCCCCGACGGCAAGAGCCTCTACGTCGCCTCGTTCTCCGACGATGCGATCGCCGTCTTCGCGCGCAACAAGAGCGCATCCGGCGGTCCCATCGGACGCCTCACCCAGCTCGCCGGCCAGGACGGCTGCGTGAGCGAGACCGGCAGCAACGGTGCCTGCACCAAGGGCAAGGCGCTCGACCAGCCGTTCGCAGTCGCCGTGAGCCGCGACCGCACGAGCGTCTACGTCGCCGGCTCCGGCGCGAACGCGATCGCCGCCCTGTGGCGCGACCCCGAGACCGGCCGCCTGACGCAGCTTCCGGAAGAAGCCGGCTGCGTGAGCGAGGACGGCAGCGGCGGCGCGTGCGTCGACGGCAAGGGGCTCGGCCGCCCGGTTGGCTTGACGGTGACGCCGAACGGCAAGCACGTCTACGTGACCGCCAACGACACCGCGTCGCTCGCGACGTTCGCGCGCGACACGGATCGAGGCCCGCTGCGCGGCGCGCTCGCGCCCGCGAGCTGCCTGAGCTCGGTGGACGGCGCCACCGAGTGCACGGAGTCGCCGCTTCTCGGCGGGGCGCTCGGCATGGTGACCAGCCCCGACGGACGCCACGTCTACGTCGCCTCGCAGGGCGGGCACGCCGTCCTCGCCTTCAAGCGCAACGCGCGCACCGGCGCGCTCACGCCGCTCGAGGGCACCGCGGCGTGCATCAGCGCGGACGGCACGGACGGCGCGTGCGTGAAGGGCCGCGGCCTCGTCGGCGCCCGCGCGATCGCGATCAGCCGCAACGGCAAGAACGTCTACGTCGCCTCCGAGTTCGGGAACTCGGTCGCGGTCTTCGCGCGCAACCGGAAGACCGGCGAGCTGACCCAGCTCGAGGGCACCGACGGCTGCGTCGGCGAGACCTCGCTCGGCGGCGCGTGCGCGGACGGCAAGGCGCTGCTCGGTCCGCGCGGCATCGCGGTGAGCCGCGACGGACGCAACGTCTACGTCGGCGCGGCGGGCAGCCACGCCGTCGCGGTGTTCGCACGCGACCGCAGGACGGGCGCGCTCACGCAGCTCCCCGGCACCGAGGGCTGCGTCAGCGAGGACGGCACGGGCGGCGAGTGCGCCGACGGCACGGCGCTGCGCAGCGCCGGCGCGGTCGCGGTGAGCGACGACGGCAAGTCGGTCTACGTGGCGTCGCTGCAGAGCGGCGCGGTCGCGGTGTTCGCGCGGCAGAAGAGGTGA